One window from the genome of Lachnospiraceae bacterium encodes:
- a CDS encoding DUF550 domain-containing protein, with protein sequence MSDLKISDMLNYQRALLEKHPEWSAHTPEHGRSSLLWTVDEIGEVIAIIKKKGEKDIMENAHVRAHFVEECSDVMMYWIDMMDCFGITPEEFSEAYEKKAKSNLSRTWDEIKDMYED encoded by the coding sequence ATGAGCGATTTAAAAATATCCGATATGCTAAACTATCAACGGGCGCTTTTGGAAAAGCATCCAGAGTGGAGCGCGCACACGCCGGAGCATGGCAGAAGCAGTCTTTTGTGGACGGTGGATGAGATTGGCGAGGTGATCGCCATCATTAAGAAAAAGGGCGAAAAGGATATCATGGAAAATGCGCATGTGCGCGCCCATTTTGTGGAAGAATGCAGTGACGTCATGATGTACTGGATCGATATGATGGACTGCTTTGGCATTACGCCGGAGGAGTTCAGCGAAGCCTATGAGAAAAAGGCTAAAAGCAATCTTAGCCGCACATGGGATGAGATCAAAGACATGTATGAAGATTAG
- a CDS encoding alpha/beta hydrolase — MIHKKVPLSAPGSADYAAFYTYFIDQSPELPSAGRPVVIICPGGGYQMTSDREAEPIALQFNAAGINAIIVRYSVAPARFPTALLEVAAAVRYVRETAAEHGCDPNKILVAGFSAGGHLAASYGNFWHRALISEALGCKRDILKPNGQILCYPVITSGPYAHQGSMQNLLGERYEAEKDSQSLENFVTENTPPTFIWHTQADPVVPVENALLFLSALQKAGIRTEFHLFPDGEHGLALCSAFTAAHNRQIQPHAAKWMELAIEFIHAL; from the coding sequence ATGATTCACAAAAAAGTTCCATTATCGGCTCCCGGCTCTGCCGACTATGCCGCTTTTTATACTTATTTTATCGACCAGTCGCCGGAGCTCCCCTCAGCTGGTCGTCCCGTCGTCATCATCTGTCCCGGCGGCGGCTATCAGATGACCAGCGACCGCGAGGCCGAGCCCATTGCCCTGCAGTTTAACGCTGCCGGCATCAACGCCATCATCGTGCGCTATTCCGTCGCCCCGGCACGTTTTCCCACCGCTTTGCTGGAGGTTGCCGCTGCCGTCCGTTACGTACGGGAAACCGCTGCCGAGCACGGCTGTGATCCTAACAAAATCCTCGTGGCAGGCTTTTCCGCCGGCGGGCATCTGGCAGCCAGCTACGGCAACTTCTGGCATCGTGCGCTAATCAGCGAGGCGCTAGGCTGTAAGCGCGACATTCTAAAACCAAACGGTCAAATACTTTGCTATCCCGTTATCACCTCCGGCCCGTATGCGCATCAGGGATCCATGCAAAATCTACTCGGCGAGCGCTACGAAGCGGAAAAGGATTCGCAGTCGCTCGAAAATTTCGTCACCGAAAACACGCCGCCCACCTTCATCTGGCACACACAGGCCGATCCCGTAGTGCCCGTCGAAAATGCACTGCTCTTTCTAAGCGCGCTGCAAAAAGCCGGCATTCGCACCGAATTTCACCTATTCCCCGACGGCGAGCACGGCCTTGCGCTCTGCAGTGCCTTCACCGCCGCCCATAACCGTCAGATCCAGCCCCACGCTGCCAAGTGGATGGAGCTGGCCATCGAATTTATTCATGCACTTTAA
- a CDS encoding GNAT family N-acetyltransferase yields MFIQTDRLIIRDIEITDAAPFSNMASDGSLHEDIGFDAECGSWINEWIIEARHLADDNNPTADYLAYAIELKETHEVIGSVGCSYYKDLEKVGITYFIGAQYRNHGYAAEAIQAYAQNFLTQYAQDELIATIREDNTPSWKAIEKAGFLLTAQRLYQDINDEAALLYRFYSYQKDI; encoded by the coding sequence ATGTTTATACAAACAGATAGATTGATCATCAGAGATATAGAAATAACAGATGCAGCTCCCTTTTCTAACATGGCGTCAGATGGCAGCCTCCACGAAGATATTGGCTTTGATGCAGAATGCGGCAGCTGGATAAACGAATGGATTATCGAAGCGCGGCATCTTGCAGACGATAACAATCCAACTGCCGATTATCTAGCCTATGCCATAGAGCTCAAAGAAACTCATGAGGTAATCGGTTCCGTTGGATGCTCCTATTATAAAGATCTTGAAAAAGTTGGCATTACGTATTTTATCGGAGCACAATACAGAAATCACGGCTATGCCGCGGAAGCAATCCAAGCATATGCACAGAATTTTCTAACGCAATATGCGCAGGATGAATTGATTGCCACCATTAGAGAAGACAATACCCCTTCATGGAAAGCTATAGAAAAAGCAGGATTCTTACTAACAGCGCAGCGATTATATCAGGATATAAATGACGAAGCAGCGCTACTGTACCGATTTTATAGCTATCAAAAAGATATATAA
- a CDS encoding response regulator, with protein MKRKNHKSGANKGVSLLFSTLFIFCILGVSVFSVSQKISKEMSESAVQNLNESLDLIQCTIESVLKQEAEFQRLMAQEIALQEEPEAYIASYQKNQTMVKISYIKKGKTEGISSTGEAFFEEGLDFSGGMIEGLAVSHSYINYMGTWAYTLKCPVVKNEQEIGMLYVEYTYDTLDKLLPQGFYGKQAMLYVMDSTTERFVLKPKGMGERNAGHLNLEDFYRANGIQDEALLVKVEECLRNKENIMFYHDIQGKNALSYMWSVNGGTIYLVGYVPIEAIQREGKSVNQNILIVVVVMLTAFFLCCALYYFNQRQQRKIGQEREAERELHNKQLAEALHAAQLASNSKTMFLSNMSHDIRTPMNAVLGFTTLLAKDAENPDKVREYTKKIMASGQHLLNLINDILDVSKIESGKVVLTVEEFTLNDLVSSVDAIIRPMASAKAQEFHVEVKDIKHECLLGDETRINQILINLLSNAVKYTPEGGHIWFRIIGLKQRSSQFEHIRIEVEDDGYGMTEEYLKTIFDAFTRAENSTTNKVQGTGLGMAITKNIVELMGGTIDVFSEVNKGSLFRVELEFRIPEEQADKLFWKSSGISRILFVGDDWQEGKNVRMLMADMGIEVDIAPDEKNALCLLQESQNASKMYQLVLVDANVPAMNEVQTIEQMRNFLPSHVPVLFMAEHEAEKMNHIEEALLFRHAGVLAKPFFISALKEKVVKMQAKESGENRTPEAEEASLKGLHFLAAEDNEINAEILLEILEIEGASCEIVENGRLAAERFASSEEGEFDAILMDVQMPVMNGHDATRTIRAMTRKDAGAIPIIAMTANAFAEDEREALNAGMNAHLAKPIDITLLKQVIKRCIHGKANQEIQ; from the coding sequence ATGAAAAGAAAAAATCATAAAAGCGGTGCGAACAAAGGGGTTTCGTTGCTTTTTTCGACGTTGTTTATTTTTTGTATTCTTGGAGTTTCCGTATTTTCTGTTTCGCAAAAAATATCAAAAGAGATGTCTGAATCAGCAGTCCAGAATCTGAATGAGAGTCTGGACCTAATTCAGTGTACCATAGAGTCAGTTTTGAAGCAGGAGGCAGAGTTTCAGAGGCTGATGGCGCAGGAGATCGCCCTGCAGGAAGAGCCGGAGGCATATATCGCTTCTTATCAGAAAAATCAAACGATGGTAAAAATTTCATACATCAAAAAAGGCAAAACAGAAGGAATTTCCAGTACAGGCGAAGCTTTTTTTGAAGAGGGGCTGGATTTTTCAGGAGGCATGATAGAAGGGCTGGCAGTCTCTCATTCTTATATCAATTATATGGGAACATGGGCCTATACTCTCAAATGTCCTGTGGTGAAGAATGAACAGGAAATCGGAATGCTGTATGTAGAGTATACGTATGATACTCTCGATAAATTGCTTCCTCAGGGATTCTACGGCAAGCAGGCTATGCTTTATGTTATGGATTCGACGACAGAAAGATTTGTACTAAAGCCAAAAGGAATGGGAGAGCGCAATGCAGGTCATCTGAATCTGGAAGATTTTTACAGGGCAAATGGCATTCAGGATGAGGCGCTTCTTGTGAAAGTAGAGGAATGCTTGCGAAATAAAGAAAACATTATGTTCTATCATGATATACAAGGAAAAAATGCACTGAGTTACATGTGGAGCGTCAATGGCGGTACGATTTATTTAGTTGGGTATGTACCGATTGAAGCCATTCAGCGGGAAGGCAAGAGCGTAAATCAAAATATTCTAATTGTCGTAGTTGTCATGCTGACTGCATTTTTCCTTTGCTGCGCTCTGTATTATTTTAATCAGAGGCAGCAAAGAAAAATTGGGCAGGAGCGAGAGGCAGAACGGGAACTACATAACAAACAGCTGGCAGAGGCGCTGCATGCGGCGCAGCTGGCGAGTAACTCTAAAACTATGTTTCTTTCTAATATGTCGCATGATATCCGCACGCCGATGAACGCAGTTCTCGGTTTTACCACTTTACTTGCAAAGGATGCTGAAAATCCAGATAAGGTGCGCGAGTATACGAAAAAAATTATGGCATCGGGACAGCATCTGCTCAACTTGATTAACGATATTTTGGATGTTTCCAAGATTGAGAGCGGAAAAGTGGTTCTCACAGTAGAGGAATTTACGCTCAATGACTTGGTATCCTCTGTCGATGCAATCATTCGTCCGATGGCGAGCGCGAAAGCGCAGGAATTTCATGTGGAAGTGAAGGATATTAAGCATGAGTGTTTGTTAGGGGATGAAACAAGAATCAATCAAATTTTGATCAACCTTCTTTCTAATGCTGTTAAATATACGCCGGAGGGAGGACATATCTGGTTTAGGATCATCGGCCTGAAGCAGCGCTCCAGTCAGTTTGAACATATCCGGATTGAGGTGGAGGATGACGGATATGGGATGACAGAGGAATATCTGAAAACAATTTTTGATGCGTTCACAAGAGCAGAGAACAGTACAACTAATAAGGTTCAGGGAACAGGCCTCGGTATGGCGATCACTAAAAATATCGTTGAGCTTATGGGAGGCACCATTGATGTTTTCAGCGAAGTTAATAAGGGAAGTCTGTTTAGGGTAGAGCTGGAATTTCGTATACCGGAAGAGCAGGCAGATAAGCTATTTTGGAAGAGTAGCGGGATATCGCGGATTCTTTTTGTGGGCGATGATTGGCAGGAAGGTAAAAATGTTCGCATGCTTATGGCGGATATGGGCATTGAGGTGGATATCGCGCCGGACGAGAAGAATGCCCTATGTCTGTTGCAGGAATCTCAGAATGCATCAAAAATGTATCAGCTGGTGCTGGTGGATGCAAACGTGCCTGCTATGAATGAGGTTCAGACAATAGAGCAAATGAGAAATTTTTTGCCTTCCCATGTGCCCGTTCTTTTTATGGCGGAGCATGAGGCAGAAAAGATGAACCATATAGAAGAAGCGCTTTTGTTCAGGCATGCAGGGGTTCTTGCAAAACCATTTTTCATATCTGCCTTAAAGGAAAAGGTGGTAAAAATGCAGGCAAAAGAATCAGGGGAAAACAGAACGCCGGAAGCAGAAGAAGCGAGCCTGAAAGGACTGCATTTTCTAGCGGCGGAAGATAATGAAATCAATGCGGAGATATTGCTGGAGATTCTGGAAATAGAAGGTGCAAGCTGCGAAATTGTCGAAAACGGCAGATTGGCGGCGGAACGCTTTGCAAGCAGTGAAGAGGGAGAGTTCGATGCCATTCTTATGGATGTTCAAATGCCAGTGATGAATGGGCATGACGCAACGAGGACAATCAGAGCGATGACGCGGAAGGATGCAGGGGCAATACCGATTATCGCTATGACGGCAAACGCTTTTGCGGAAGATGAGAGAGAAGCCCTGAATGCCGGAATGAATGCCCATCTTGCAAAGCCAATCGATATAACCCTGCTAAAGCAAGTAATTAAAAGATGTATACATGGAAAAGCAAATCAAGAGATTCAATAA
- a CDS encoding metal-sensing transcriptional repressor, producing the protein MMADKAQVSRLLKTARGQIDGILKMIEEDRYCMDISHQVMATEAILRRANKEIIRAHMKGCIADALASENGDEKIDELMDILDKFSH; encoded by the coding sequence ATGATGGCAGACAAGGCTCAGGTGAGCCGGCTTCTCAAAACGGCCCGCGGCCAGATCGACGGCATCCTGAAGATGATCGAGGAGGATCGCTACTGCATGGATATCTCCCATCAGGTCATGGCGACCGAGGCAATCCTGAGAAGAGCCAACAAAGAAATTATCCGCGCCCACATGAAGGGCTGCATCGCCGATGCGCTCGCCAGCGAAAACGGCGATGAAAAAATTGACGAGCTCATGGACATTCTTGATAAATTCAGTCACTGA
- a CDS encoding extracellular solute-binding protein — MLLIVTACGNQEGFNQATSKETEKRVVTLYSPMEKTNPGTENVARSASDKTIVMAEERLGVSVDYITYTAENYQDKTYDDVALDRARNNMDDLYLLNPDVIKILGDEGRLMDLSGLACAENLRDVVKTANTINGKLVAIPQEVVAYGLFINKDMFDQYHLELPETPEEFLECCRVFKKNGIETPVGANRWWLETFVLAQAYADLYNGGNTEAEIAALNNGTSKYSDYMRPGFEFLQKMIDCGYIDAEKALVSEAIEGEGADFLAGKTPIVMAYWGAANTNTAYGDPDFHMLVIGFPSSRGQMPVMPMTGFGVGANAEHAEDAMQVMDVILSDEALQVYAETNKVISPSKNVEVECIPALKPLNDRIDENVYVLGANANMQLEQWGNTCLIVRELLGGATVDECMAEFDRLQEETLTK; from the coding sequence ATGCTTTTGATAGTAACAGCCTGTGGAAATCAGGAAGGGTTCAATCAAGCGACATCGAAGGAGACTGAAAAGCGGGTCGTAACTCTGTACAGTCCTATGGAAAAAACAAATCCGGGTACGGAAAATGTGGCGAGAAGCGCTTCAGATAAAACAATCGTCATGGCAGAGGAACGGCTTGGCGTATCCGTTGACTATATCACATATACGGCAGAAAATTACCAGGATAAAACCTACGATGATGTAGCACTGGATCGGGCCCGCAATAATATGGATGATCTCTATCTGCTGAATCCGGATGTAATTAAGATTCTGGGAGACGAAGGAAGACTGATGGATCTATCAGGTCTTGCATGTGCAGAGAATCTGCGCGATGTTGTAAAAACGGCCAATACAATCAACGGAAAGCTGGTGGCCATTCCGCAGGAGGTGGTGGCCTACGGTCTGTTTATCAACAAAGACATGTTTGATCAGTATCATCTGGAGCTCCCGGAAACCCCGGAGGAGTTTTTGGAATGCTGCCGAGTATTCAAAAAGAATGGAATCGAAACACCGGTGGGGGCAAACCGCTGGTGGCTGGAGACCTTTGTTTTAGCGCAGGCCTATGCCGATTTGTATAATGGGGGCAACACGGAAGCGGAGATTGCAGCGCTCAATAATGGAACGAGCAAATACAGCGACTATATGCGCCCCGGATTTGAATTTCTTCAGAAGATGATCGACTGCGGCTATATCGATGCAGAAAAGGCTCTAGTCAGCGAAGCCATCGAAGGGGAAGGAGCGGATTTCCTTGCAGGAAAAACCCCTATTGTCATGGCATACTGGGGCGCTGCCAATACGAATACCGCATATGGAGATCCAGATTTTCACATGCTCGTTATCGGTTTTCCAAGCAGCAGGGGGCAGATGCCCGTAATGCCAATGACGGGCTTTGGCGTTGGTGCGAATGCAGAGCATGCCGAGGACGCCATGCAGGTTATGGATGTGATTCTTTCAGACGAGGCCCTGCAGGTCTATGCGGAGACAAATAAAGTCATCTCACCGTCTAAAAATGTAGAAGTGGAATGTATTCCTGCATTAAAGCCATTGAACGACAGGATAGACGAGAACGTCTATGTTCTTGGAGCGAATGCTAATATGCAGCTGGAGCAGTGGGGCAATACCTGCCTCATCGTACGGGAGCTGCTAGGCGGCGCTACAGTGGATGAGTGCATGGCAGAATTTGACAGGCTTCAGGAAGAAACACTGACGAAGTAA
- a CDS encoding HAD family hydrolase codes for MIYKAVIFDLFETLITEWGHKKYTKSEMSSDLGIESDKFNRYWDEKEEDRYLGAISFTDSLRFVCEKCEKPIEDSLLAAMTEKRVVTKSACFDYVHPAVYQLLEHLKAARLPLAIVSNCSAEEVNRIRQSRLAPYFDPILLSCEIKMQKPDIHIYMEAAKLLKVSTNECLFVGDGGSHELQGAKAAGMTALQAKWYTNQLPHKRDSIPGFLTAEHPLDVLAKL; via the coding sequence ATGATCTATAAAGCCGTTATCTTCGACTTATTTGAAACCTTGATTACCGAGTGGGGCCACAAAAAATACACTAAAAGCGAAATGAGCTCCGATCTGGGCATTGAATCGGACAAGTTCAACAGGTACTGGGATGAAAAGGAAGAGGACCGCTATTTAGGAGCCATAAGCTTTACTGATTCGCTCCGATTTGTATGCGAAAAATGCGAAAAACCAATTGAAGACTCCCTCCTCGCTGCCATGACCGAAAAAAGAGTAGTAACCAAATCGGCATGCTTTGATTATGTTCATCCAGCCGTCTATCAGCTCTTAGAGCATCTAAAGGCCGCCAGGCTTCCCTTAGCGATTGTCAGCAACTGCTCTGCCGAGGAAGTAAACAGGATTCGACAAAGCAGGCTTGCTCCCTATTTTGATCCGATACTTCTCTCCTGTGAAATCAAAATGCAAAAGCCGGATATCCACATCTATATGGAAGCGGCCAAACTGCTCAAAGTCTCTACTAATGAATGCCTATTTGTAGGAGACGGAGGCAGCCACGAGCTGCAGGGCGCTAAAGCCGCCGGAATGACCGCACTGCAGGCGAAATGGTACACAAACCAGCTTCCTCACAAGCGTGACAGCATACCGGGCTTCCTCACAGCAGAGCATCCCCTGGATGTATTAGCAAAGCTATGA
- a CDS encoding cysteine hydrolase, translating into MQNILIVVDMQNDFIQGALGTKEAMAILPAAASKIRSFSGRVFFTRDTHHADYLTTQEGKKLPVPHCLEGTAGWQLHPALSALCTEEPINKITFGSSELALRLQALNETETIQSITLIGLCTDICVISNALLLKAFLPEAEIIVDAACCAGVTPQSHQTALQAMKACQIQIENEEPLH; encoded by the coding sequence ATGCAAAACATTCTCATCGTAGTCGACATGCAAAATGATTTTATCCAGGGTGCCCTAGGCACAAAAGAGGCCATGGCCATTCTCCCGGCCGCAGCGTCCAAAATTCGTTCCTTCTCCGGCAGGGTCTTCTTCACAAGAGATACGCACCACGCGGACTATCTTACTACCCAGGAAGGAAAGAAGCTGCCGGTTCCGCACTGTCTGGAAGGCACCGCCGGCTGGCAGCTTCATCCGGCGCTCAGCGCCCTGTGTACAGAAGAGCCTATTAACAAAATCACCTTCGGCTCCTCTGAGCTGGCACTTCGCCTACAGGCACTAAACGAAACAGAGACCATTCAAAGCATTACTTTGATTGGCCTCTGCACAGATATCTGTGTAATTTCCAATGCTCTGCTCCTCAAGGCTTTTCTGCCGGAAGCAGAGATCATCGTAGATGCCGCCTGCTGCGCCGGCGTTACGCCGCAAAGCCATCAGACGGCTCTGCAAGCTATGAAGGCCTGTCAGATCCAGATCGAAAATGAAGAACCTTTGCACTAA
- a CDS encoding HAD family phosphatase: protein MNSLQKLCLNTKSVVIFDMDGTLIDSIGIWNHTDEQLLRHFGACAPSLMQIQQERDAFLAHHADTDIYLAYCAYLKEKYALAADPADMLARRWEISGQYLRTQVDYKPQAELVLQALKKAGKRLALATVTTRVQLQIYEQENVNLRRKARLGEMFDLIISKEDIVHKKPHPEIYQKVMAHFDAAPQECLVFEDSYLGVLAAKNAGIEVVNVYDAYAKPDQAKIDSLADYQIETYQEFLDTLCPSSSSCFFKENSV, encoded by the coding sequence ATGAATTCCCTGCAAAAGCTTTGCTTAAACACGAAATCTGTCGTCATCTTTGATATGGATGGCACCTTGATCGATTCGATCGGCATCTGGAATCATACCGATGAGCAGCTTCTGCGTCATTTTGGCGCCTGCGCGCCTTCGCTTATGCAGATTCAGCAAGAGCGTGATGCGTTTTTGGCTCATCATGCAGATACCGATATTTATCTGGCTTACTGTGCCTATCTAAAGGAAAAGTATGCGCTGGCCGCAGACCCGGCGGATATGCTGGCGCGGCGCTGGGAGATTTCCGGGCAGTATCTGCGCACGCAAGTGGATTATAAGCCGCAGGCGGAGCTTGTGCTGCAGGCGCTGAAGAAGGCCGGCAAGCGACTGGCGCTTGCTACTGTGACTACGCGCGTGCAATTGCAGATTTATGAGCAGGAGAATGTCAATCTGCGCCGCAAGGCAAGGCTCGGCGAGATGTTTGATCTGATCATTTCTAAAGAGGATATTGTGCATAAAAAGCCGCATCCGGAAATCTATCAGAAGGTGATGGCGCATTTTGACGCCGCGCCGCAGGAGTGTCTGGTTTTTGAGGATTCCTATCTGGGCGTGCTGGCGGCCAAAAATGCGGGCATCGAGGTTGTGAACGTGTACGACGCATACGCCAAGCCCGATCAAGCTAAAATTGATTCCTTGGCCGACTATCAAATCGAGACGTATCAAGAGTTTCTGGATACGCTATGCCCAAGCAGCTCATCTTGCTTTTTCAAGGAAAATTCAGTATAA
- a CDS encoding M20/M25/M40 family metallo-hydrolase, whose product MNFNEICGQRQLTFMQQFDYIREAGTPAELQAAQTIQQELAGFGVDSHTEEFEIDTYQILEAAFTVTEPYEKTYTIAGYGRCGDTPDGGIEAPFLYAENGDDISLSYARGKIVMVNNPMRPDMYQKLVKAGAVAFLTVTGDPIDEGVDRVPTARALPPMAETPIQGAALHHIDAAKIVTRGASKARLTLKQQSGKATSRNVIARIPGTDLADEILTLTAHYDSVPAGKGAYDNMAGCAIIMELCRYFKAHQPRRTLEFVWFGAEEKGLVGSRNYVITHENELTHHMFNMNVDLAGQLIGGTVVGVTGDAAICHMIEYMAHEIGMGMSTKNQIWGSDSNSFAWKGVPAMTLNRDGYGMHTRHDTIDLISPWSLQRSAQLLGYIADRLAQIPVMPFPRQIPEEFANQLNRFLNR is encoded by the coding sequence ATGAATTTTAATGAAATTTGCGGGCAGCGCCAGCTGACCTTCATGCAGCAGTTCGACTACATCCGCGAAGCAGGCACGCCGGCTGAGCTGCAGGCCGCACAGACCATCCAGCAGGAGCTGGCCGGCTTTGGCGTAGACAGCCATACCGAGGAATTTGAAATCGATACCTACCAGATTCTGGAGGCTGCCTTCACTGTAACCGAGCCCTATGAAAAGACTTATACCATTGCAGGCTACGGCCGCTGCGGCGATACGCCGGACGGCGGCATCGAGGCGCCTTTCCTCTATGCAGAAAACGGCGACGACATCAGCCTTTCCTATGCCCGCGGCAAGATCGTAATGGTCAACAATCCCATGCGCCCGGACATGTATCAAAAGCTTGTCAAAGCCGGCGCAGTCGCCTTCCTTACCGTAACCGGCGATCCGATCGATGAGGGTGTCGACCGCGTTCCGACTGCCAGAGCGCTCCCGCCCATGGCGGAAACACCGATTCAGGGTGCTGCTCTTCACCATATTGACGCCGCCAAAATCGTGACCCGCGGAGCCTCTAAGGCCCGCCTGACGCTGAAACAGCAGAGCGGCAAGGCGACCTCCCGCAATGTAATTGCCCGTATTCCCGGCACAGATCTTGCCGATGAAATCCTGACGCTCACGGCTCATTATGATTCCGTGCCCGCCGGCAAGGGCGCTTATGACAATATGGCCGGCTGCGCTATCATCATGGAGCTCTGCCGCTACTTCAAAGCGCATCAGCCGCGCCGCACGCTGGAATTCGTCTGGTTTGGCGCCGAAGAGAAGGGACTTGTCGGCAGCCGCAATTATGTAATCACTCATGAAAACGAGCTTACCCACCATATGTTTAACATGAATGTAGATCTGGCCGGTCAGCTGATCGGCGGTACCGTTGTCGGCGTAACTGGCGATGCTGCCATCTGCCACATGATCGAATATATGGCGCATGAGATTGGCATGGGCATGAGCACCAAAAACCAGATCTGGGGTAGCGACTCCAATTCCTTCGCCTGGAAGGGCGTGCCCGCCATGACCTTAAACCGCGACGGCTACGGTATGCATACCCGTCATGATACCATTGATCTGATCTCTCCTTGGTCGCTGCAGAGAAGCGCTCAGCTGCTGGGCTACATTGCAGACCGCTTGGCACAGATCCCTGTAATGCCGTTCCCGCGCCAGATTCCTGAGGAATTTGCTAACCAACTGAACCGCTTTTTAAATCGGTAA